One region of Drosophila subobscura isolate 14011-0131.10 chromosome J, UCBerk_Dsub_1.0, whole genome shotgun sequence genomic DNA includes:
- the LOC117894994 gene encoding uncharacterized protein LOC117894994, whose product MNIHVVLSLFVVLCLTLISGQRDDCEALKRACDSCSSSLNNPADRGLPTVNRECRRKTRSTWVWRDVTRCELTRLNCIGSNRRMNCADIAELAGMPRVRT is encoded by the exons ATGAATATCCACGTAGTTTTGTCTTTATTTGTTG tcCTCTGCCTGACTTTGATATCTGGCCAGAGGGACGACTGCGAGGCACTGAAACGCGCTTGCGATAGTTGCTCGAGTAGCTTGAATAATCCGGCGGATCGTGGCCTGCCCACGGTGAATAGGGAGTGCAGGCGGAAGACTCGTAGTACCTGGGTTTGGCGCGATGTTACCCGATGCGAACTGACCAGGTTAAACTGTATCG GATCTAATCGTCGCATGAACTGTGCAGATATAGCTGAACTTGCCGGTATGCCACGTGTCAGGACCTGA
- the LOC117894993 gene encoding protein psiD isoform X2: protein MWKISLLLAIGCICVASQETTVSPRSREICRRLNTRCLRNQERLGTTNDVTAVFNNQCRRNNRSWRDVTRCQLADATCQLTLERCRTLSCDNVRRALPSGPTNPTPRTRTTRRTTRTPRPTRTPRPTRTPRPTRTTRPTRTTRTPRPTEPLD, encoded by the exons ATGTGGaaaatttctttgcttttgg CTATTGGTTGCATTTGCGTGGCTAGCCAGGAGACGACGGTCTCCCCGCGGAGCCGCGAGATTTGCCGACGCCTGAACACCAGATGCCTACGCAATCAGGAGCGACTGGGAACTACCAACGATGTCACCGCTGTCTTTAATAACCAGTGCCGCAGGAATAACCGTTCTTGGCGCGACGTCACCCGCTGCCAGTTGGCTGACGCCACCTGCCAAT TGACTTTGGAGCGCTGTAGGACACTCTCCTGTGACAATGTGCGAAGAGCTCTTCCGTCTGGTCCAACGAATCCTACTCCTCGTACTCGCACCACACGCCGCACGACGCGCACTCCCCGACCCACCCGTACTCCTCGCCCCACGCGCACTCCTCGCCCTACCCGCACCACACGCCCTACCCGCACCACACGC ACTCCTCGCCCCACAGAGCCCCTCGATTAA
- the LOC117894993 gene encoding protein psiD isoform X1: protein MWKISLLLVLAIGCICVASQETTVSPRSREICRRLNTRCLRNQERLGTTNDVTAVFNNQCRRNNRSWRDVTRCQLADATCQLTLERCRTLSCDNVRRALPSGPTNPTPRTRTTRRTTRTPRPTRTPRPTRTPRPTRTTRPTRTTRTPRPTEPLD from the exons ATGTGGaaaatttctttgcttttgg TCCTAGCTATTGGTTGCATTTGCGTGGCTAGCCAGGAGACGACGGTCTCCCCGCGGAGCCGCGAGATTTGCCGACGCCTGAACACCAGATGCCTACGCAATCAGGAGCGACTGGGAACTACCAACGATGTCACCGCTGTCTTTAATAACCAGTGCCGCAGGAATAACCGTTCTTGGCGCGACGTCACCCGCTGCCAGTTGGCTGACGCCACCTGCCAAT TGACTTTGGAGCGCTGTAGGACACTCTCCTGTGACAATGTGCGAAGAGCTCTTCCGTCTGGTCCAACGAATCCTACTCCTCGTACTCGCACCACACGCCGCACGACGCGCACTCCCCGACCCACCCGTACTCCTCGCCCCACGCGCACTCCTCGCCCTACCCGCACCACACGCCCTACCCGCACCACACGC ACTCCTCGCCCCACAGAGCCCCTCGATTAA
- the LOC117894986 gene encoding semaphorin-5A isoform X1 — protein MLILKFPKMSHHYGALVLPILSLLAVQGPQFSTALMMGRSSGSSYNTQSNFELLENDSRYISYQDLMSTAKRFYDPETTWYSELLFDVARSQVIVGARDTLYRMSFDLEPLERASWEATPSQIAMCQAKGQSERWCRNFVRVLHSYGENQLYACGTNAFQPSCSWRQMENLTVSSVDSGVVKCPFHPQANSTSLLQSNGNMFVATATDFSGSDVAILRTGLQSNKRFLRTKQYNNNWLNGAQFVGSFEAGNFVYFLLRESAAEHMTCGKAIYSRIARVCKNDAGGGQLLRDNWTSFLKARLNCSLPGEYPYYFDEVQGMTYAESEHVLYATFRTSGSSIYGSAVCAFNLSSINEAFDGAFKHQEHADAAWTTVNTPQRSQFQCAGGTTGFGHLLESSRYQLMDQAVQPIGAQPLYHSKLEQFGRIALDILNTKTEQIHVLFVASSGNHIKKLSVKYVNGGTQTCLVELWQADDTGSSTLLNMAYLKVSDSLYLGTDLALTRVPAQRCSRHASQSSCLNAMDPYCGWNELVERCMPQPRDSSGFQHWQQAPQLTCPVLNAPIDGGWSAWNPWNVCQQHEETDSNCLCRDRSCNNPQPQHGGATCKGISTQVTNCTQHGGWTEWSAWSQCSQTCGIAVKIRRRTCGNPRPAHGGRTCVGSEQSEMYCRHLPPCPVPKPSSVDGGWGPWGEWSECSAQCGGGFRMRRRECNDPTPLNGGLDCPGCRLDYEDCNMQSCSEVRKLSAWTPWLTLPTGSAGNASDSSHTERRYRYACRATSPDASSVRISLAKEESRSCHQDGSCQRHGDHVETAETDSDWSPCSVSCGGGTQQRQRGRGIQSRACNLQECPADDLQPSNSIDNELEHEWGCWSEWSACSVTCGMGVRRRTRRCLGGHERLCKGRALDEQKCEMVPCEDFLGWSAWSEWSTCSSDGIRLRHRRCLVEQPTNAECRGAEFEKTACMPNECGEVQTASSATLPIVIAVCVLVTVACCLATYRYTKQRFLLSAEEALNKTTTTTASFDTYPNQYSSLPTKDQYYDQRPKRQSSFRMPVKTSNVGNGTLNRNHNMHHNNTPKVLAKTYNDCETGTLKRQSALNNCRTNIDDEKF, from the exons AGACACCTTGTACCGCATGTCTTTCGATCTGGAGCCGCTGGAGCGCGCCAGCTGGGAGGCGACACCGTCGCAGATAGCCATGTGCCAGGCAAAAGGCCAGTCGGAGCGATGGTGTCGCAACTTTGTGCGCGTGCTCCACAGCTACGGTGAGAACCAACTGTACGCGTGTGGGACGAACGCCTTCCAGCCGAGTTGTTCGTGGCGCCAG ATGGAGAACCTCACCGTGAGCAGCGTGGACAGCGGCGTGGTCAAGTGCCCCTTTCATCCGCAGGCGAACAGCACCAGCCTGCTGCAGTCGAACGGGAATATGTTTGTGGCCACAGCCACGGACTTTTCGGGCAGCGATGTGGCCATCCTTCGCACGGGATTGCAGTCCAACAAG cgCTTCCTTCGCACCAAGCAGTACAACAATAATTGGCTCAACGGAGCACAGTTTGTGGGCAGCTTCGAGGCTGGAAACTTTGTCTACTTTCTGCTGCGGGAATCGGCTGCCGAGCACATGACATGCGGCAAG GCAATTTATTCACGCATTGCCAGGGTCTGCAAGAACGATGCTGGAGGGGGCCAGCTGCTGCGTGACAATTGGACATCGTTCCTGAAGGCGCGACTCAATTGTTCGCTGCCCGGGGAGTATCCTTACTACTTCGATGAGGTGCAGGGCATGACCTATGCAGAGTCCGAGCATGTGCTCTATGCCACCTTCCGCACCTCGGG CTCAAGCATCTATGGCTCCGCTGTGTGCGCCTTTAACCTCAGCTCAATCAACGAAGCCTTCGATGGTGCATTCAAGCACCAGGAGCATGCGGATGCTGCCTGGACAACGGTGAACACGCCACAACGCAGTCAGTTCCAGTGCGCCGGGGGCACCACCGGCTTTGGCCACTTGCTGGAGAGTTCACGCTACCAACTGATGGATCAGGCCGTGCAGCCTATTGGCGCACAGCCGCTATATCACTCGAAGCTGGAGCAGTTCGGGCGCATAGCCCTGGACATACTGAATACCAAAACGGAACAGATTCATGTGCTCTTCGTGGCCAGCAGCGGGAATCACATCAAGAAGCTGTCGGTGAAGTACGTGAACGGTGGGACACAGACCTGTCTGGTGGAGCTCTGGCAAGCGGATGACACCGGCAGCAGTACGCTCCTCAACATGGCCTACTTGAAGGTCAGCGACTCGCTGTATCTGGGCACAGATCTGGCCTTGACCCGTGTGCCCGCACAGCGCTGCAGTCGCCATGCGTCGCAGTCCAGCTGCCTCAACGCCATGGATCCGTATTGCGGCTGGAATGAGCTCGTCGAGCGCTGCATGCCCCAGCCCCGCGACTCCTCTGGCTtccagcactggcagcaggcaCCGCAGCTCACATGTCCAGTGCTGAATGCGCCCATTGATGGCGGCTGGTCGGCCTGGAATCCGTGGAACGTTTGTCAGCAGCACGAGGAGACCGACAGCAATTGTCTGTGCCGCGACAGGAGCTGCAACAATCCGCAGCCACAGCATGGCGGCGCCACCTGTAAGGGCATCAGCACGCAAGTGACGAACTGCACCCAACACGGTGGCTGGACGGAGTGGTCCGCCTGGTCGCAGTGCTCACAGACCTGCGGCATTGCGGTGAAGATTCGTCGCCGTACCTGCGGCAATCCCAGACCCGCCCACGGTGGACGCACCTGTGTGGGATCGGAGCAATCCGAGATGTATTGCCGTCACCTGCCGCCCTGCCCGGTGCCCAAGCCTTCGTCGGTGGATGGTGGCTGGGGACCTTGGGGCGAGTGGAGCGAGTGCAGTGCCCAGTGCGGCGGTGGCTTCCGCATGCGACGTCGCGAGTGCAACGATCCCACGCCCCTGAACGGCGGCCTCGACTGCCCCGGCTGCCGGCTGGACTACGAGGACTGCAACATGCAGAGCTGCTCGGAGGTGCGTAAGCTGAGCGCCTGGACGCCCTGGCTAACGCTGCCCACTGGGAGTGCGGGCAACGCCAGTGATTCGTCCCACACGGAGCGGAGGTATCGCTATGCCTGCCGTGCCACCAGCCCCGACGCCAGCTCCGTGCGCATCAGCCTGGCCAAGGAGGAGTCGCGCAGCTGTCACCAAGACGGAAGCTGCCAGCGGCATGGCGACCATGTCGAGACAGCAGAGACGGACTCAGACTGGTCTCCGTGCAGCGtcagctgcggcggcggcacacaGCAGCGTCAGCGAGGTCGTGGCATCCAGAGCCGGGCCTGCAATCTCCAGGAGTGTCCCGCGGACGATCTGCagcccagcaacagcatcgaCAACGAGCTGGAGCATGAGTGGGGCTGCTGGTCGGAGTGGTCAGCCTGTTCGGTTACCTGCGGCATGGGCGTGCGCAGGCGAACGCGTCGCTGCCTGGGCGGACATGAGCGGCTCTGCAAGGGTCGCGCCCTGGACGAGCAAAAGTGCGAGATGGTGCCATGCGAAG ATTTTCTTGGCTGGAGTGCCTGGAGTGAGTGGTCAACGTGCTCCAGTGATGGCATACGTCTGCGGCATCGTCGCTGTTTAGTGGAGCAGCCCACAAACGCGGAGTGTCGTGGTGCAGAGTTCGAGAAAACCGCCTGCATGCCCAACGAGTGTGGAG AAGTGCAAACGGCATCCTCCGCCACGCTGCCCATTGTGATTGCGGTCTGCGTGCTGGTGACTGTGGCCTGCTGTCTGGCCACCTACCGATACACGAAGCAGCGCTTCCTGCTGAGTGCCGAGGAGGCGCTGAAcaagacaacgacaacgacagccagCTTTGATACCTACCCCAATCAGTATTCCAGTCTGCCCACCAAGGAT CAGTACTATGATCAGCGGCCCAAGCGGCAGTCCAGCTTCCGCATGCCCGTCAAGACCAGCAATGTGGGGAATGGCACACTGAATCGGAACCACAATATGCACCACAACAACACGCCCAAGGTGCTGGCCAAGACGTACAATGACTGCGAGACGGGCACACTCAAAAGGCAATCGGCACTCAACAATTGCCGCACCAACATTGACGATGAAAAGTTCTAG
- the LOC117894986 gene encoding semaphorin-5A isoform X2 — protein sequence MLILKFPKMSHHYGALVLPILSLLAVQGPQFSTALMMGRSSGSSYNTQSNFELLENDSRYISYQDLMSTAKRFYDPETTWYSELLFDVARSQVIVGARDTLYRMSFDLEPLERASWEATPSQIAMCQAKGQSERWCRNFVRVLHSYGENQLYACGTNAFQPSCSWRQMENLTVSSVDSGVVKCPFHPQANSTSLLQSNGNMFVATATDFSGSDVAILRTGLQSNKRFLRTKQYNNNWLNGAQFVGSFEAGNFVYFLLRESAAEHMTCGKAIYSRIARVCKNDAGGGQLLRDNWTSFLKARLNCSLPGEYPYYFDEVQGMTYAESEHVLYATFRTSGSSIYGSAVCAFNLSSINEAFDGAFKHQEHADAAWTTVNTPQRSQFQCAGGTTGFGHLLESSRYQLMDQAVQPIGAQPLYHSKLEQFGRIALDILNTKTEQIHVLFVASSGNHIKKLSVKYVNGGTQTCLVELWQADDTGSSTLLNMAYLKVSDSLYLGTDLALTRVPAQRCSRHASQSSCLNAMDPYCGWNELVERCMPQPRDSSGFQHWQQAPQLTCPVLNAPIDGGWSAWNPWNVCQQHEETDSNCLCRDRSCNNPQPQHGGATCKGISTQVTNCTQHGGWTEWSAWSQCSQTCGIAVKIRRRTCGNPRPAHGGRTCVGSEQSEMYCRHLPPCPVPKPSSVDGGWGPWGEWSECSAQCGGGFRMRRRECNDPTPLNGGLDCPGCRLDYEDCNMQSCSEVRKLSAWTPWLTLPTGSAGNASDSSHTERRYRYACRATSPDASSVRISLAKEESRSCHQDGSCQRHGDHVETAETDSDWSPCSVSCGGGTQQRQRGRGIQSRACNLQECPADDLQPSNSIDNELEHEWGCWSEWSACSVTCGMGVRRRTRRCLGGHERLCKGRALDEQKCEMVPCEDFLGWSAWSEWSTCSSDGIRLRHRRCLVEQPTNAECRGAEFEKTACMPNECGEVQTASSATLPIVIAVCVLVTVACCLATYRYTKQRFLLSAEEALNKTTTTTASFDTYPNQYSSLPTKDYYDQRPKRQSSFRMPVKTSNVGNGTLNRNHNMHHNNTPKVLAKTYNDCETGTLKRQSALNNCRTNIDDEKF from the exons AGACACCTTGTACCGCATGTCTTTCGATCTGGAGCCGCTGGAGCGCGCCAGCTGGGAGGCGACACCGTCGCAGATAGCCATGTGCCAGGCAAAAGGCCAGTCGGAGCGATGGTGTCGCAACTTTGTGCGCGTGCTCCACAGCTACGGTGAGAACCAACTGTACGCGTGTGGGACGAACGCCTTCCAGCCGAGTTGTTCGTGGCGCCAG ATGGAGAACCTCACCGTGAGCAGCGTGGACAGCGGCGTGGTCAAGTGCCCCTTTCATCCGCAGGCGAACAGCACCAGCCTGCTGCAGTCGAACGGGAATATGTTTGTGGCCACAGCCACGGACTTTTCGGGCAGCGATGTGGCCATCCTTCGCACGGGATTGCAGTCCAACAAG cgCTTCCTTCGCACCAAGCAGTACAACAATAATTGGCTCAACGGAGCACAGTTTGTGGGCAGCTTCGAGGCTGGAAACTTTGTCTACTTTCTGCTGCGGGAATCGGCTGCCGAGCACATGACATGCGGCAAG GCAATTTATTCACGCATTGCCAGGGTCTGCAAGAACGATGCTGGAGGGGGCCAGCTGCTGCGTGACAATTGGACATCGTTCCTGAAGGCGCGACTCAATTGTTCGCTGCCCGGGGAGTATCCTTACTACTTCGATGAGGTGCAGGGCATGACCTATGCAGAGTCCGAGCATGTGCTCTATGCCACCTTCCGCACCTCGGG CTCAAGCATCTATGGCTCCGCTGTGTGCGCCTTTAACCTCAGCTCAATCAACGAAGCCTTCGATGGTGCATTCAAGCACCAGGAGCATGCGGATGCTGCCTGGACAACGGTGAACACGCCACAACGCAGTCAGTTCCAGTGCGCCGGGGGCACCACCGGCTTTGGCCACTTGCTGGAGAGTTCACGCTACCAACTGATGGATCAGGCCGTGCAGCCTATTGGCGCACAGCCGCTATATCACTCGAAGCTGGAGCAGTTCGGGCGCATAGCCCTGGACATACTGAATACCAAAACGGAACAGATTCATGTGCTCTTCGTGGCCAGCAGCGGGAATCACATCAAGAAGCTGTCGGTGAAGTACGTGAACGGTGGGACACAGACCTGTCTGGTGGAGCTCTGGCAAGCGGATGACACCGGCAGCAGTACGCTCCTCAACATGGCCTACTTGAAGGTCAGCGACTCGCTGTATCTGGGCACAGATCTGGCCTTGACCCGTGTGCCCGCACAGCGCTGCAGTCGCCATGCGTCGCAGTCCAGCTGCCTCAACGCCATGGATCCGTATTGCGGCTGGAATGAGCTCGTCGAGCGCTGCATGCCCCAGCCCCGCGACTCCTCTGGCTtccagcactggcagcaggcaCCGCAGCTCACATGTCCAGTGCTGAATGCGCCCATTGATGGCGGCTGGTCGGCCTGGAATCCGTGGAACGTTTGTCAGCAGCACGAGGAGACCGACAGCAATTGTCTGTGCCGCGACAGGAGCTGCAACAATCCGCAGCCACAGCATGGCGGCGCCACCTGTAAGGGCATCAGCACGCAAGTGACGAACTGCACCCAACACGGTGGCTGGACGGAGTGGTCCGCCTGGTCGCAGTGCTCACAGACCTGCGGCATTGCGGTGAAGATTCGTCGCCGTACCTGCGGCAATCCCAGACCCGCCCACGGTGGACGCACCTGTGTGGGATCGGAGCAATCCGAGATGTATTGCCGTCACCTGCCGCCCTGCCCGGTGCCCAAGCCTTCGTCGGTGGATGGTGGCTGGGGACCTTGGGGCGAGTGGAGCGAGTGCAGTGCCCAGTGCGGCGGTGGCTTCCGCATGCGACGTCGCGAGTGCAACGATCCCACGCCCCTGAACGGCGGCCTCGACTGCCCCGGCTGCCGGCTGGACTACGAGGACTGCAACATGCAGAGCTGCTCGGAGGTGCGTAAGCTGAGCGCCTGGACGCCCTGGCTAACGCTGCCCACTGGGAGTGCGGGCAACGCCAGTGATTCGTCCCACACGGAGCGGAGGTATCGCTATGCCTGCCGTGCCACCAGCCCCGACGCCAGCTCCGTGCGCATCAGCCTGGCCAAGGAGGAGTCGCGCAGCTGTCACCAAGACGGAAGCTGCCAGCGGCATGGCGACCATGTCGAGACAGCAGAGACGGACTCAGACTGGTCTCCGTGCAGCGtcagctgcggcggcggcacacaGCAGCGTCAGCGAGGTCGTGGCATCCAGAGCCGGGCCTGCAATCTCCAGGAGTGTCCCGCGGACGATCTGCagcccagcaacagcatcgaCAACGAGCTGGAGCATGAGTGGGGCTGCTGGTCGGAGTGGTCAGCCTGTTCGGTTACCTGCGGCATGGGCGTGCGCAGGCGAACGCGTCGCTGCCTGGGCGGACATGAGCGGCTCTGCAAGGGTCGCGCCCTGGACGAGCAAAAGTGCGAGATGGTGCCATGCGAAG ATTTTCTTGGCTGGAGTGCCTGGAGTGAGTGGTCAACGTGCTCCAGTGATGGCATACGTCTGCGGCATCGTCGCTGTTTAGTGGAGCAGCCCACAAACGCGGAGTGTCGTGGTGCAGAGTTCGAGAAAACCGCCTGCATGCCCAACGAGTGTGGAG AAGTGCAAACGGCATCCTCCGCCACGCTGCCCATTGTGATTGCGGTCTGCGTGCTGGTGACTGTGGCCTGCTGTCTGGCCACCTACCGATACACGAAGCAGCGCTTCCTGCTGAGTGCCGAGGAGGCGCTGAAcaagacaacgacaacgacagccagCTTTGATACCTACCCCAATCAGTATTCCAGTCTGCCCACCAAGGAT TACTATGATCAGCGGCCCAAGCGGCAGTCCAGCTTCCGCATGCCCGTCAAGACCAGCAATGTGGGGAATGGCACACTGAATCGGAACCACAATATGCACCACAACAACACGCCCAAGGTGCTGGCCAAGACGTACAATGACTGCGAGACGGGCACACTCAAAAGGCAATCGGCACTCAACAATTGCCGCACCAACATTGACGATGAAAAGTTCTAG